A stretch of the Orcinus orca chromosome 1, mOrcOrc1.1, whole genome shotgun sequence genome encodes the following:
- the KMO gene encoding LOW QUALITY PROTEIN: kynurenine 3-monooxygenase (The sequence of the model RefSeq protein was modified relative to this genomic sequence to represent the inferred CDS: deleted 2 bases in 1 codon), with protein sequence METTLAVMDSSDIQRKNIAVIGGGLVGSLNACFLAKRNFQVNVYEAREDIRVTKFARGRSINLALSYRGRQALKSIGLEDQIVSQGIPMRARMIHSLSGKKSAIPYGTKSQYILSISRENLNKDLLTAVEKYPNAKVHFGHRLLKCNPEEGTITVLGHENVAKDVTCDLIVGCDGAYSTVRTHLMKKPRFDYSQQYIPHGFMELTIPPKNGDYAMEPNYLHIWPRDTFMMIALPNMNKSFTCTLFMPFEEFEKLQTSGDVLNFFQKYFPDSIPLIGKQTLAQDFFLLPAQPMISVKCSSFHFKSHCVLMGDAAHAIVPFFGQGMNAGFEDCLVFDELMDKFNNDLSMCLPEFSRLRIPDDHAISDLSMYNYIEMRAHVNSRWFLFQKNIERFLHAIMPSTFIPLYTMVTFSRIRYHEAVLRWHWQKKVINKGLFFFGTLIAVSGTYLLMRSKSLRPLDYLRRPWDWVTYFQNTACLPVNSLESLEQIPNVIRK encoded by the exons GTGGGATCATTAAATGCATGCTTCCTTGCCAAGAGGAATTTCCAAGTTAATGTATATGAAGCTAGAGAAG ATATCCGAGTGACTAAATTTGCACGTGGAAGAAGCATTAATTTGGCCCTTTCTTATAGAGGACGACAAGCCTTGAAATCCATTGGCCTGGAAGATCAG aTTGTATCCCAAGGTATCCCCATGAGAGCAAGAATGATTCACTCTCTTTCAGGAAAAAAGTCTGCAATTCCCTATGGGACAAAGTCACAG TATATTCTTTCTATAAGCAGAGAAAATCTAAACAAGGATCTATTGACTG cTGTTGAGAAATATCCCAATGCAAAAGTGCACTTTGGCCACAGGCTGTTGAAATGTAATCCTGAGGAAGGAACGATCACAGTGCTTGG acatGAGAACGTTGCCAAAGATGTCACCTGTGACCTCATTGTAGGATGTGATGGAGCCTATTCCACTGTCAGAACTCACCTCATGAAGAAACCCCGCTTTGATTACAGTCAACAATACATTCCTCATGGGTTCATGGAATTGACTATTCCACCTAAGAATGGGGAT TATGCCATGGAACCTAATTATCTACATATTTGGCCTAGAGATACCTTTATGATGATTGCACTTCCTAACATG AACAAATCTTTCACGTGTACTTTGTTCATGCcctttgaagagtttgagaaactgCAAACTAGTGGTGATGTGCTGAATTTCTTCCAGAAGTACTTTCCGGATTCTATCCCTCTAATTGGAAA GCAAACCCTGGCACAAGATTTCTTTCTGTTGCCCGCCCAGCCCATGATATCTGTTAAGTGCTCTTCTTTTCACTTTAAATCACACTGTGTGTTGATGGGAGATGCAGCTCATGCCATAGTGCCCTTTTTTGGGCAGGGAATGAATGCG ggATTTGAAGACTGCTTGGTATTTGATGAATTAATGGATAAATTCAATAACGACCTTA GTATGTGCCTTCCTGAATTCTCAAGATTAAGAATTCCAGATGACCATGCAATTTCAGACCTATCCATGTACAATTACATAGAG ATGCGAGCACACGTCAACTCAAGGTGGTTCCTCTTCCAAAAGAACATAGAGAGATTTCTTCATGCTATTATGCCATCTACCTTTATCCCTCTTTACACCATG GTCACCTTTTCCAGAATAAGATACCATGAGGCAGTGCTGCGCTGGCATTGGCAAAAAAAG GTGATAAACAAAGGACTCTTTTTCTTTGGAACACTGATAGCTGTCAGTGGTACTTACCTACTTATGCGTTCCAAGTCACTGAGACCCCTGGACTACTTGAGAAGACCATGGGACTGGGTCACTTACTTCCAGAATACA GCATGTCTCCCTGTAAACTCCCTGGAGTCACTAGAACAAATTCCCAATGTCATTAGAAAGTGA